A stretch of Equus przewalskii isolate Varuska chromosome 11, EquPr2, whole genome shotgun sequence DNA encodes these proteins:
- the MS4A7 gene encoding membrane-spanning 4-domains subfamily A member 7 isoform X2 has translation MLSEPKTKGGFDFFTPKGIISPEKEKLEHTYQKEDNLHNGLEKEATVLGTIHILCSVTISSLGAILISAPYSSNFNPAVSTILMSGYPFGGALCFAVTGFLSIISGKKSAKAFAMSSLTSSAVSSVAAGAGLLLLADSLVALRTASQQCESGKEYLSSLPYSRYYYSSYEVKDCFLAGVSLIGVLVVMLTFTVLELLLAAYASVLWWKLVYSKNSGISPELTAANPPLSAEEDRP, from the exons ATGCTGTCAGAACCTAAGACCAAGGGAGGCTTTGACTTCTTCACTCCAAAGGGCATCATTAGCCCCGAAAAAGAGAAACTTGAACACACCTACCAAAAAGAAGATAACCTGCATAATGGTCTGGAAAAAGAAGCCACAGTTCTTGGA ACTATCCATATCCTGTGTTCCGTGACGATTTCAAGTTTGGGGGCCATTTTGATTTCTGCTCCCTACTCTTCTAACTTCAACCCAGCAGTTTCCACCATTTTAATGTCTGGGTACCCCTTTGGAGGAGCTCTGTGT TTTGCTGTTACTGGATTCCTCTCAATTATCTCTGGGAAAAAATCAGCTAAGGCGTTT GCCATGAGCAGCTTGACCTCCAGTGCAGTGAGCTCTGTGGCCGCTGGAGcaggcctcctcctcctcgctgACAGCCTGGTAGCCCTGAGGACTGCGTCTCAACAGTGTGAATCAGGAAAGGAATATCTATCTTCATTGCCTTATTCGAGGTACTATTATTCGTCATATGAAGTCAAGGACTGTTTCCTGGCTGGCGTCAGCCTAATA GGTGTGCTGGTGGTGATGCTCACCTTCACTGTGCTAGAGCTCTTACTCGCTGCCTATGCTTCTGTCCTTTGGTGGAAACTGGTCTACTCCAAGAACTCTGGG attagccctgagctgactgctgccaatcctcctctttctgctgaggaagaccggccctga
- the MS4A7 gene encoding membrane-spanning 4-domains subfamily A member 7 isoform X1 has product MLSEPKTKGGFDFFTPKGIISPEKEKLEHTYQKEDNLHNGLEKEATVLGTIHILCSVTISSLGAILISAPYSSNFNPAVSTILMSGYPFGGALCFAVTGFLSIISGKKSAKAFAMSSLTSSAVSSVAAGAGLLLLADSLVALRTASQQCESGKEYLSSLPYSRYYYSSYEVKDCFLAGVSLIGVLVVMLTFTVLELLLAAYASVLWWKLVYSKNSGSAFSLPWSQDNIQQVKKNSSRSWI; this is encoded by the exons ATGCTGTCAGAACCTAAGACCAAGGGAGGCTTTGACTTCTTCACTCCAAAGGGCATCATTAGCCCCGAAAAAGAGAAACTTGAACACACCTACCAAAAAGAAGATAACCTGCATAATGGTCTGGAAAAAGAAGCCACAGTTCTTGGA ACTATCCATATCCTGTGTTCCGTGACGATTTCAAGTTTGGGGGCCATTTTGATTTCTGCTCCCTACTCTTCTAACTTCAACCCAGCAGTTTCCACCATTTTAATGTCTGGGTACCCCTTTGGAGGAGCTCTGTGT TTTGCTGTTACTGGATTCCTCTCAATTATCTCTGGGAAAAAATCAGCTAAGGCGTTT GCCATGAGCAGCTTGACCTCCAGTGCAGTGAGCTCTGTGGCCGCTGGAGcaggcctcctcctcctcgctgACAGCCTGGTAGCCCTGAGGACTGCGTCTCAACAGTGTGAATCAGGAAAGGAATATCTATCTTCATTGCCTTATTCGAGGTACTATTATTCGTCATATGAAGTCAAGGACTGTTTCCTGGCTGGCGTCAGCCTAATA GGTGTGCTGGTGGTGATGCTCACCTTCACTGTGCTAGAGCTCTTACTCGCTGCCTATGCTTCTGTCCTTTGGTGGAAACTGGTCTACTCCAAGAACTCTGGG AGTGCGTTTTCCTTGCCGTGGTCACAAGATAATATCCAACAAGTCAAAAAGAATTCTTCAAGGTCATGGATATGA